A stretch of the Schistocerca serialis cubense isolate TAMUIC-IGC-003099 chromosome 2, iqSchSeri2.2, whole genome shotgun sequence genome encodes the following:
- the LOC126456349 gene encoding protein FAM200A-like yields the protein MKECILEVASAFFEEKKDDVAAIRGIPMSARSNTRRMEILATDIKSTLLELLEKAPCYAIALDESCDIVDDEKISIFVRFFEIENKIFREELLAILPLKVSLSTGGTPSMTGKEKGVVKKIRDQNPGLISYQCIIHQTALYGKLSATLKK from the exons ATGAAAGAATGTATATTGGAAGTAGCCTCggcattttttgaagaaaaaaaggatGATGTCGCTGCAATTCGTGGTATTCCAATGTCGGCAAGAAGTAATACGAGAAGAATGGAAATTTTAGCTACTGATATTAAAAGCACTCTGCTTGAACTTTTGGAAAAGGCACCATGctatgccattgcacttgacgaATCATGTGATATTGTTGATGATGAGAAAATATCTATTTTTGTGAGATTTTTTGAGATTGAAAATAAGATATTCAGGGAAGAATTGCTTGCAATATTGCCTTTGAAAG TGTCACTTTCAACTGGCGGCACCCCATCAATGACTGGCAAAGAAAAAGGTGTAGTAAAGAAAATCAGGGATCAGAATCCAGGCCTAATATCATATCAGTGTATAATTCATCAGACTGCCCTTTATGGAAAACTCAGTGCCACACTGAAGAAGTAA
- the LOC126456350 gene encoding general transcription factor II-I repeat domain-containing protein 2-like, with protein sequence MDSLVQLINFMSLILLFNMESSRSFFQNVMQRQVVERFWLIKEEVTSFLQILDTHRAKKHLEFITNEHNMLDMAFLKDILKYLNALYIELQGNGKLVCDLTQKYKKENSVEDIAVFVRFLSNLWDEFATRFQDCKNWKLSQFLKFPYEVDASAEWTDVAAKLFSVSKSSLQVEIIDLQEDISLQMYKTVSTEEFWGKHVSEKYQNFKKVAINLATMFGLTYICESSFSKMNFSRNTYKSRSTDAHLEDILCICCTPRTPNFKKLAQDCRCNFSH encoded by the exons ATGGACAGCTTGGTGCAGTTGATTAATTTTATGAGTCTCATTCTTCTCTTCAACATGGAAAGTTCAAGAAGTTTCTTTCAGAATGTGATGCAGC GTCAAGTTGTTGAACGTTTCTGGCTAATAAAGGAAGAAGTAACCTCCTTCTTGCAAATCTTGGATACACATAGAGCAAAGAAGCACTTAGAGTTCATAACAAATGAGCACAATATGCTAGATATGGCTTTTCTGAaggatattctgaaatatttaaatgcaCTCTACATAGAGTTACAAGGGAATGGGAAATTAGTGTGTGATCTGACACAAA AGTATAAAAAAGAGAACTCAGTAGAAGACATTGCAGTGTTTGTAAGATTTCTGTCCAATCTATGGGACGAATTTGCTACAAGATTTCAAGACTGCAAAAATTGGAAACTCTCTCAATTCCTAAAATTTCCTTATGAAGTTGATGCATCGGCAGAATGGACTGATGTGGCCGCTAAGTTGTTCAGTGTTTCAAAGTCTTCACTTCAAGTGGAGATAATCGACTTGCAAGAAGATATTTCTTTGCAAATGTATAAAACTGTATCCACTGAAGAATTTTGGGGTAAAcatgtttcagaaaaatatcaaaattttaagaAAGTAGCTATCAATCTGGCCACTATGTTTGGTTTGACATATATATGTGAATCATCATTCTCGAAAATGAATTTTTCGAGGAACACATATAAGTCAAGGTCGACGGACGCCCATCTCGAAGACATACTTTGCATTTGCTGTACCCCTCGTACACCGAACTTTAAAAAACTGGCTCAAGACTGTCGATGTAATTTCTCACATTGA